Proteins from a genomic interval of Kribbella aluminosa:
- a CDS encoding methylated-DNA--[protein]-cysteine S-methyltransferase, protein MNRHAVVSTRIGELTVVVSETDLVGIYFPHHWVKPSAETLGERVESTDPLIVVVVGQLEEYFDGRRVSFDLPVRMEGDAFQRRVWAVLEEIPYGETTTYGEIAELLGEPAQAVGKAVGQNPVSIVVPCHRVIGRNGSLTGYAGGLTRKQFLLDLEEPVGARLF, encoded by the coding sequence ATGAACAGGCATGCGGTGGTCAGCACCCGGATCGGGGAGCTGACGGTGGTGGTGTCGGAGACGGACCTGGTCGGGATCTACTTTCCGCACCACTGGGTGAAGCCGTCTGCGGAGACGCTGGGTGAGCGGGTCGAGTCGACCGACCCGCTCATCGTGGTCGTCGTCGGGCAGCTGGAGGAGTACTTCGACGGGCGGCGGGTGTCGTTCGACCTGCCGGTCCGGATGGAGGGGGACGCGTTTCAGCGCCGGGTGTGGGCGGTGCTCGAGGAGATCCCGTACGGCGAGACCACGACGTACGGCGAGATCGCCGAGCTGCTCGGGGAGCCGGCGCAGGCGGTCGGGAAGGCCGTCGGGCAGAACCCGGTGTCGATCGTCGTCCCGTGCCATCGGGTGATCGGCAGGAACGGATCGCTCACCGGGTACGCCGGCGGCCTCACGCGGAAGCAGTTCCTCCTGGACCTGGAGGAACCGGTCGGCG
- the uraH gene encoding hydroxyisourate hydrolase, with amino-acid sequence MSSLSTHVLDTALGRPAQGVPVQLYAGDAVRATGTTDADGRIMLAPALGPGTYRLRFDVTTYAERTGQDIFFPEVSVTFTVADERHYHVPLLLSPFAFSTYRGS; translated from the coding sequence ATGAGCTCTTTGTCGACACACGTCCTCGATACCGCGCTGGGGCGACCGGCCCAGGGCGTCCCGGTGCAGCTGTACGCCGGTGACGCCGTACGGGCGACCGGAACGACCGACGCGGACGGGCGGATCATGCTGGCGCCGGCCCTCGGCCCTGGGACGTACCGCCTCCGATTCGACGTCACGACGTACGCCGAGCGCACCGGCCAGGACATCTTCTTTCCCGAGGTCTCCGTGACCTTCACGGTCGCCGACGAGCGGCACTACCACGTCCCGTTGCTGCTCAGCCCGTTCGCGTTTTCCACCTACCGAGGGAGCTGA
- a CDS encoding GNAT family N-acetyltransferase: MGAYEIVQDSDPRCAELEAAGYRVVAESWAVRLFDPDRELLESAVRRATVGGLSVRELGPESASALHTLESTNQPDYPDTPATHHHVGELEDVRALWPEHRVFGALDGSRLVGATVIREHKGFGDTAFTSVLAPYRRRGVGQAVKAASILAFLDIGITRFSTGGAATNQASLQANQSLGYVLTEHWRTYAPTP, from the coding sequence GTGGGTGCTTACGAGATCGTCCAGGACAGCGACCCGCGGTGCGCCGAGCTGGAAGCGGCCGGGTACCGCGTGGTCGCCGAGTCCTGGGCGGTCCGGCTGTTCGACCCGGACCGGGAGCTGCTGGAGTCGGCGGTACGGCGAGCGACCGTCGGCGGGCTGAGCGTCCGTGAGCTGGGGCCGGAGTCGGCGTCGGCGCTGCACACGCTCGAGTCGACGAACCAGCCCGACTACCCCGACACACCCGCGACGCATCATCACGTCGGAGAGCTGGAGGACGTACGGGCGCTCTGGCCGGAGCACCGCGTCTTCGGCGCCCTCGACGGCAGCCGCCTGGTCGGCGCCACGGTGATCCGCGAGCACAAGGGCTTCGGCGACACCGCCTTCACCTCGGTGCTGGCGCCGTACCGCCGCCGAGGCGTGGGCCAGGCGGTCAAGGCCGCCTCGATCCTCGCGTTCCTCGACATCGGCATCACCCGCTTCAGCACCGGCGGCGCAGCCACGAACCAGGCCAGCCTCCAGGCCAACCAGTCCCTCGGCTACGTCCTCACCGAACACTGGCGCACGTACGCCCCGACCCCGTGA
- a CDS encoding thiamine-binding protein, protein MRLVAEFTTEPFDVEGPPPAHATEALRAAEAAGLDCEFGPLGTQVSGEQDLLLPALPKVLEAAFAGGASQVTLQVRRDA, encoded by the coding sequence ATGCGACTGGTTGCGGAGTTCACCACGGAGCCCTTCGATGTGGAGGGGCCGCCGCCCGCGCACGCCACCGAGGCGCTGCGGGCGGCGGAGGCGGCCGGGCTCGACTGTGAGTTCGGCCCGCTCGGCACGCAGGTCAGCGGGGAGCAGGACCTGCTGCTGCCCGCGCTGCCGAAAGTGCTCGAGGCCGCGTTCGCGGGCGGCGCGAGCCAGGTGACGTTGCAGGTACGGCGCGATGCCTGA
- a CDS encoding DUF6986 family protein, protein MDDLMTELDRRLAAADAALTADYRGDRGVRQPVHTVYVPADRYGEQTVADWGAQARKALEEHPEFVKVLDLPDDVYDRVRGKLEREPVEDLRIDFEDGYGNRPDEEEDAAAIAAARIAPQSPYYGLRIKSLEAPTRRRGIRTLDLFLENLGGNRDGFVITLPKVTSVEQVEAMVYALETLEAKHDLQPLPFEIQVETPQAILGSDGTALIARMLKAGGSRVTGLHYGTYDYSASLGVAAAYQSMEHPVADHAKDVMQLAAAGTGVFVSDGSTNVLPVGDAIHDAWRLHFRLVRRSLARGIYQGWDMHPAQLPTRFAATYLFYREGFDQAALRLRAYLGHGESGYLDEPATAVALAGFVLRGIECGAIDTTEFDTTGLAKLARRA, encoded by the coding sequence GTGGATGATCTGATGACCGAGCTCGACCGTCGGCTGGCGGCCGCGGACGCGGCACTGACCGCCGACTACCGCGGTGACCGCGGGGTCCGGCAACCCGTCCACACCGTCTACGTCCCGGCCGACCGGTACGGCGAACAGACGGTCGCGGACTGGGGTGCGCAGGCACGCAAGGCCCTCGAAGAGCACCCGGAGTTCGTGAAGGTGCTGGACCTGCCGGACGACGTGTACGACCGCGTCCGCGGCAAGCTCGAACGCGAGCCGGTCGAGGACCTCCGGATCGACTTCGAGGACGGCTACGGCAACCGCCCCGACGAGGAGGAGGACGCGGCCGCGATCGCCGCGGCCCGGATCGCCCCGCAGTCGCCGTACTACGGTCTCCGGATCAAGTCCCTCGAGGCGCCGACCCGCCGCCGCGGCATCCGGACCCTCGACCTGTTCCTCGAGAACCTCGGCGGAAACCGCGACGGCTTCGTCATCACGCTCCCGAAGGTGACGTCGGTCGAACAGGTCGAGGCGATGGTCTACGCGCTCGAGACCCTGGAGGCCAAGCACGACCTCCAGCCGTTGCCGTTCGAGATCCAGGTCGAGACCCCGCAGGCGATCCTGGGCTCCGACGGTACGGCGCTGATCGCCCGGATGCTGAAGGCCGGCGGCTCGCGCGTCACCGGTCTGCACTACGGCACCTACGACTACTCGGCCTCGCTCGGCGTCGCTGCGGCGTACCAGAGCATGGAGCATCCGGTCGCGGATCACGCGAAGGACGTCATGCAGCTCGCCGCGGCCGGTACCGGCGTGTTCGTATCCGATGGGTCGACCAACGTTCTCCCGGTCGGCGACGCGATCCACGACGCGTGGCGCCTGCACTTCCGGCTGGTACGCCGTTCGCTCGCGCGCGGCATCTACCAGGGCTGGGACATGCACCCGGCGCAGCTCCCGACCCGGTTCGCGGCGACGTACCTGTTCTACCGCGAAGGCTTCGACCAGGCCGCGCTCCGGCTGCGCGCGTACCTCGGCCACGGCGAGTCCGGGTACCTCGACGAGCCCGCCACTGCGGTTGCCCTCGCCGGTTTCGTACTGCGCGGGATCGAGTGCGGCGCGATCGACACAACCGAGTTCGACACCACAGGCCTCGCGAAACTGGCTCGGCGAGCTTAG
- the uraD gene encoding 2-oxo-4-hydroxy-4-carboxy-5-ureidoimidazoline decarboxylase, with the protein MDLEEFNSTPTDRLRPALTACCDVPRWVDAILAKRPYGEVAALTAVADQVLRELDDDEVDRALQAHPRIGDRPQGASAEAAWSRSEQSGVGDDAGRRRELAEGNRQYEDRFGRVFLICATGLSAGQMLSSLQTRLTHDDATEAAVVHEELRKIALLRLSKVVS; encoded by the coding sequence GTGGACCTGGAGGAGTTCAACTCCACTCCGACCGACCGCTTGCGGCCGGCACTGACGGCCTGCTGCGACGTACCGCGGTGGGTCGACGCGATCCTCGCCAAGCGGCCGTACGGCGAGGTCGCCGCCCTGACCGCGGTCGCCGACCAGGTACTGCGGGAGCTCGACGACGACGAGGTCGACCGGGCCTTGCAGGCGCATCCGCGGATCGGCGACCGCCCGCAGGGCGCGAGTGCCGAGGCGGCCTGGTCGCGGTCCGAGCAGTCGGGAGTCGGCGACGACGCCGGCCGCCGCCGAGAGCTTGCCGAAGGCAACCGTCAGTACGAGGACCGGTTCGGCCGGGTGTTCCTGATCTGCGCCACCGGGTTGTCGGCGGGGCAGATGCTGAGCAGCCTGCAGACCCGGCTCACGCACGACGACGCGACCGAGGCGGCAGTTGTCCACGAGGAGCTGCGCAAAATCGCGCTGCTCCGGTTGAGCAAGGTGGTCTCATGA
- a CDS encoding IclR family transcriptional regulator, with amino-acid sequence MAETNGKGRTGSVQSIERAFGLLETMADAGGMMGLSQLAAASGLPLPTIHRLVRTLVDLGYLRQEPSRQYVLGPKLIRLGESSSHMLSVFARPHLARLVDELGESANMAMLDGDQIVYLAQVPSRHSMRMFTEVGRRVLPHCTAVGKAILAQFPDSEVRELLHRTGMPKHTDNTITTADAFTAQLHQAEAHGYAMDEGEQELGVRCVAVAVPDAPSHLAISISGPAGRMTEPLVERAVPLLTQAAKSLSEDLH; translated from the coding sequence ATGGCGGAGACGAACGGCAAGGGCCGGACCGGCAGCGTGCAGTCGATCGAGCGCGCCTTCGGGCTGCTGGAGACGATGGCCGACGCCGGCGGCATGATGGGCCTGTCGCAGCTCGCGGCCGCCTCCGGGCTGCCGCTGCCGACGATCCACCGGCTGGTCCGCACGCTCGTCGACCTCGGGTACCTGCGGCAGGAGCCGTCCCGGCAGTACGTGCTCGGGCCGAAGCTGATCCGGCTCGGTGAGAGTTCGTCGCACATGCTCAGTGTGTTCGCCCGCCCGCACCTCGCGCGGCTCGTCGACGAGCTCGGCGAGTCCGCGAACATGGCGATGCTCGACGGCGACCAGATCGTGTATCTCGCACAGGTGCCGTCGCGGCACTCGATGCGGATGTTCACCGAGGTCGGCCGCCGGGTGCTGCCGCACTGCACCGCGGTCGGCAAGGCGATCCTCGCCCAGTTCCCGGACTCCGAGGTCCGCGAGCTCCTGCACCGTACCGGCATGCCGAAGCACACCGACAACACGATCACCACAGCGGACGCCTTCACCGCGCAACTCCACCAGGCCGAGGCCCACGGCTACGCGATGGACGAGGGCGAACAGGAGCTGGGCGTCCGCTGCGTCGCCGTCGCGGTCCCCGACGCGCCGTCCCACCTGGCCATCTCGATCTCCGGCCCCGCCGGCCGCATGACCGAACCCCTCGTCGAACGAGCCGTCCCCCTCCTCACCCAAGCCGCCAAGTCCCTCTCCGAGGACCTCCACTAG
- a CDS encoding carbon-nitrogen hydrolase family protein has translation MPEIVRIAVTQSTVREDPTDAALLRQSGDEVRTLMRETAKAGARIVHFTEGAICFPSKRVMSELGPDEIGPSDWTKADWTALRDELDQIAGLSRELGIWTVIPSVHQVPDARPYNSIYVVSDQGKVVARYDERMLSTTKVTWMYSTGKEPVTFEVDGVRFGLALGLDVLFPELFTEYDRLGTDVVLVSYASATGRNDHIDVQVRGAAANNTCWVSLAATAGNPDGGLTSGVAGPRGQWLAQCAEDGTPSVAIAELHADELTRIGRDFRSRTRERVSS, from the coding sequence ATGCCGGAAATCGTACGGATCGCCGTGACCCAGTCGACGGTCCGTGAAGACCCCACCGACGCCGCCCTGCTCCGGCAGAGCGGCGACGAGGTCCGCACCCTGATGCGGGAAACCGCCAAGGCGGGCGCGCGGATCGTGCACTTCACCGAGGGAGCGATCTGCTTCCCGAGCAAGCGGGTGATGTCCGAGCTCGGCCCGGACGAGATCGGCCCGTCCGACTGGACGAAGGCCGACTGGACGGCCCTGCGGGACGAACTCGACCAGATCGCCGGTCTCTCCCGCGAGCTCGGCATCTGGACCGTGATCCCGTCGGTCCACCAGGTGCCCGACGCACGTCCGTACAACAGCATCTACGTCGTGTCCGATCAGGGAAAGGTCGTCGCCCGGTACGACGAGCGCATGCTGTCGACCACGAAGGTCACCTGGATGTACTCCACCGGCAAGGAGCCTGTGACGTTCGAGGTGGACGGAGTCCGCTTCGGCCTCGCGCTCGGGTTGGACGTGCTGTTCCCGGAGCTGTTCACGGAGTACGACCGGCTCGGGACGGACGTCGTACTGGTGTCGTACGCCAGCGCCACCGGCCGGAACGACCACATCGACGTGCAGGTTCGCGGAGCGGCCGCGAACAACACATGCTGGGTCAGCCTCGCGGCGACCGCCGGCAACCCGGACGGCGGCCTGACGTCCGGTGTGGCCGGGCCCCGCGGCCAGTGGCTGGCGCAGTGCGCGGAGGACGGTACGCCGTCGGTCGCGATCGCTGAGCTGCACGCCGACGAACTCACCAGGATCGGGCGCGACTTCCGCAGCCGTACCCGCGAGCGCGTCAGCTCGTAG
- the fgd gene encoding glucose-6-phosphate dehydrogenase (coenzyme-F420) — protein MSIRVGYKASAEQFGPRDLVEYSVRAEQLGLDSVTVSDHFLPWRHEGGHAPFALAWLAAVGERTERVQLGTSVLTPTFRYNPAVIAQAFATLGMLYPGRVMLGVGTGEALNEIAVSGREWPEFKERFARLREAVQLIRDLWTKDGVSSEGPYYKTVDAFIYDRPETPLKVYVAAGGPLVAKYAGRAGDGFIATSGKGMELYTDKLIPAVKEGAEKAGKKFEDLDRMLEVKVSYDRDPAAALENTRFWAPLSLTPEQKHSVTSATEMERLADELPIEQVAKRWIVASDADEVVKQFQPYVDAGFNHFVVHGPGNDQERFLTQFTEDVLPLLRKLG, from the coding sequence GTGAGCATTCGGGTCGGGTACAAGGCCTCGGCGGAGCAGTTCGGGCCGCGGGATCTGGTGGAGTACTCCGTGCGGGCCGAGCAGCTGGGACTCGACAGCGTGACCGTGTCGGACCACTTCCTGCCGTGGCGGCACGAGGGCGGGCATGCGCCGTTCGCGCTCGCCTGGCTCGCGGCGGTCGGTGAGCGCACCGAGCGGGTGCAGCTGGGTACGTCGGTGCTGACGCCGACGTTCCGGTACAACCCGGCGGTGATCGCGCAGGCGTTCGCGACCCTCGGGATGCTGTACCCGGGGCGGGTGATGCTCGGTGTCGGTACCGGCGAGGCGCTGAACGAGATCGCGGTGTCAGGGCGGGAGTGGCCCGAGTTCAAGGAGCGGTTCGCCCGGCTGCGGGAGGCGGTGCAGCTGATCCGGGATCTGTGGACGAAGGACGGTGTGAGCTCCGAGGGGCCGTACTACAAGACCGTCGACGCGTTCATCTACGACCGTCCGGAGACCCCGCTGAAGGTGTACGTCGCGGCGGGTGGGCCGCTGGTGGCGAAGTACGCCGGGCGCGCCGGTGACGGGTTCATCGCGACGTCCGGCAAGGGCATGGAGCTGTACACGGACAAGCTGATCCCCGCCGTGAAGGAGGGCGCGGAGAAGGCCGGGAAGAAGTTCGAGGACCTGGACCGGATGCTCGAGGTCAAGGTGTCGTACGACCGGGACCCGGCGGCCGCGCTGGAGAACACCCGGTTCTGGGCGCCGTTGTCGCTGACGCCGGAGCAGAAGCACAGCGTGACGAGCGCGACCGAGATGGAGCGGCTCGCCGACGAGCTGCCGATCGAGCAGGTCGCGAAGCGCTGGATCGTGGCGTCGGACGCCGACGAGGTCGTGAAGCAGTTCCAGCCGTACGTCGACGCGGGCTTCAACCACTTCGTCGTCCACGGTCCGGGCAACGATCAGGAGCGGTTCCTGACCCAGTTCACCGAAGACGTGCTTCCGTTGCTGCGCAAACTTGGCTGA
- a CDS encoding helix-turn-helix domain-containing protein, with amino-acid sequence MPEKHPLVEAITPLVERLNAELVDPDDARADDVPLEWDGEPVIAVRLPPKPAGKAPEKGSETASEKAPGRAAEGGVQGLLADVAAELGGPLRDLSRHDKQQAVRLLESRGAFEYRKSAEIVAEALGVTRFTVYNYLNRSR; translated from the coding sequence ATGCCTGAAAAGCACCCGCTCGTCGAGGCGATCACGCCGCTGGTCGAACGGCTGAACGCCGAGCTCGTCGACCCTGACGACGCGCGCGCGGACGACGTACCGCTGGAATGGGACGGCGAGCCGGTGATCGCCGTCCGGCTACCGCCCAAGCCCGCCGGCAAGGCGCCCGAGAAAGGGTCCGAAACGGCCTCCGAGAAGGCTCCCGGGAGAGCGGCGGAGGGTGGAGTGCAGGGCCTGCTGGCCGACGTCGCCGCGGAGCTCGGCGGCCCGTTGCGCGACCTCTCCCGGCACGACAAGCAGCAGGCTGTGCGGTTGCTGGAGTCCCGCGGTGCCTTCGAGTACCGGAAGTCGGCGGAGATCGTGGCCGAGGCGCTCGGCGTCACGCGCTTCACCGTCTACAACTATCTGAACCGCTCCCGCTGA